In Felis catus isolate Fca126 chromosome B1, F.catus_Fca126_mat1.0, whole genome shotgun sequence, the sequence TAGTTTATGTATGTGTCAGGAAACTGTCAAGTGCTGCTTTCAAAGAAGTAGATGACCAGCCAACAATTAGCAGGCTTCTGATTCTCTTTCACAGATATTGAGGGCAGAGACTCATTTGAAATTTCCAAATTACATGCTCCCCCACTACACATGACATATTTCATAAATTCCTCATCCACCAGTGGTAGAAAAATCATAGTTAGTAGTGTTGGACACTCCAGACATCACAAAGCAGAAAATCGCTGTGATTTAAACACTTAAGTTATGGTTTTCTCTGCATGAAACAGCTATGGAaggcaaaaacaaatttaaaaaaatcctccaaCTCCCAAAAGCAATCGAAATATCAAGCTTGATGAATTAAGTAGCCTATTATaggtgcatgaatgaatgaatgaagaatgagtGAAGAATGATGGCAAACCATATGAAAGATACAGACTAAACCCTGAAAGCCTATTTTAACCTGGAATGAATTAGGAAAAGTATTAAATTAAGGAAGTTTTATTTAGGCACTGTTTTGTAAACATCCCTGTTCTTTTTAAGTATCTTTCaaagtggattttaaaataaattgtaccTTGGAAAGAAAAGATATTGGTCAATGCCTTCTTTAGCTGAATGTATTCTTTGCTGGTTtgttctcaatttcttttctctacttttctagAACTTCCCCTCTGGCAAGGCCTAAGGTGCAGAATCTTTGTCTTttccaagagaagagagaaatatctTGGGAATGAACCTGGTTTTCAGAGATCCCTACTACACCAAAACCCACCAAAGACACATTCTTTTATTCCCCTGAGTCCCAACTTGCAGCTTGGTGCATGCTAACTTTGTGTCTTCCCTTGGGAACACAGAAGTTATCTACTGCTGATGCTAATTTCCTGGGTAAACTACAAGAGCAGAACAGAAAAAGGTTCCCTGAAAAAGAGAGGTGGAAAGATTACTAGAAGCGGGGAATGAGCTCTGGTGTCTGATGGACTCAAGAGTTGGGTGTGGGGaaatgagagagacaaagggaaatacTGAAATTAACGTGACTCTCCCTGCCCCTGAAATCTTGGAAAATTCCCCTTCACCCTAACAGACCTTGCCCTTTATCTCCAAAGACGGTTGAGTTgtttcataaaagtgaaatgaacCTTGAAACGTAGAAACAGCCTCCTCCACGGGGCGTGTGGGAGGCCCCGGGACGCGCTGGGGCACACTTGGAGGAGCCCCCTCTCTGGTTCAGGGGGCTACCACGTGTAACACCTACCACGTGTAACACCGCCAGCTGGAGCAGCATAGCTCAAAAGACgggtgtggggcaggggcgggcGCGAACCGGCAGGTCTTCCACATCCCGCCTCCGGTCCCCTCCGGAGGAGGCTTGCCAGCGGGGTACCCCATGGACGCGACACCCCCAGCCCTGCTTGGCAAGCGGCTCCCAGATTGCCTGCCCTGCTGGGGCTCCCGCGCTCCTCTGCAGCTCGGGTAGTCAAAAGCCCACTGAATGGCCCGTAGGGCTGTGGGTTTGAAAGGAAGCAAGCTAAGTACACCTGGGAGCTACCAGGCGGCCACACGGAGCCAGGTGACCGTACGCAGCGCGATCACCTGGCCCCGTTCCCGCTCTTCCTGATTATCTCGCAGGCCCCTGCTGTGTCTATCTGTTGGATTAACCCCTGCTGGATGAGCGATCTGGCCCTACCGAGGAAAAGCCTCAAAGAGATCGCCCCGGTCTCGCACACACCCCCAAATCATCTCTCCCCTTGGCTACCTAGAGGCGGTGAGAGGAATCAGAGGCGGGGCAGCCAGCGAAGGTCTGGAAACACAGATGGCGTGGAAGGAAAGAGGCAATAGGAAGAGGGGGGAAAGACAGCTaaagagaaaactcagaaagagaatgtaaaacttagcttaaaaaaaaaaaaaaaaaaaaaaaagcttaacacGATGTACACCTGTACGGAATTGAACCACCTCTGACCTTcttccaaaataaagaacttttccTTAATCGTCCTTGGGGACCAAAGGCTGGCCGCTTCCTAACAAGGTGTTGTCATGGTCTCAACATACTTAAACGTTGCTAAACCCAACTCTGGAATTAATAATTCGAATGTCTATCACGTATCCCACTCTAAACGTGTCCAGTTTTCCAGATCGCTGTCTTCTTCCAACCAGGGGATGTCTGATCTCTCCtatattctatatgtatataatgtacaaATATGCATATACAAGAGACATAGACGGATACATGGATGTATCATGTACCTTACTTTGGGGTTTATGGTGGCAGTTGGGGGAACCGGCATGTGAGATCtgattcttcttttgaaaaataactgtTCAGTTATAGGCAAGGAAAGGGGATGCACTTTGATGCCTCATGAAAAATGTTAGCCTAGTGAACAGAAGCAGAAGGTAAACAGAAACTAAGGGAGCAAaagatttttgtcttcttctccAGGCACCGGCTGGAGGCTTCTCTTTGGGACCCGGGCAAACTGGAAACAAGGTACCTGTCTTGTGCGCCAGCCTCTGGTAGCCTACACCTCAGGAATCGCCATTCCTCATACCCACAAGAGGGGTGCGCGTGTGCGCGCCATGTAGATGCACCTTCACCCAACCCGCCCCGCGGTTCCGAGGGACAGCTGAGTCCCAGGAGCCAGGGCTCCGGAAGGTGCGCCTCTGGGCCAGGGAATAGCCTCTGTCCCTCCCGAATCCCCCCATCGCCCGCTTAGGACGCGCTTTGCCAGGAGGGCGAGCAACTTACTTAACATATTGGCTTCATGGGAGCCATTGACTTTGCCATCCGGGTAGATCTGCAGATGGAAACCGATGCCCACTCTGCAGTAGAGGCTGCCGGTCCGGCGCCCCGAGGGGCTCCACTGGAAACTGCTCTGCTCCAAGCCGCTTCCTTGGTTGCCCAGAGAAGCCGAGTGGGAGGAGGAGacggaggaagaagaggaagacgTCGTGCCCCTGCTGCTCCTACTGCTGCTGGCGCCCGCCGGGTTCCGACCGGTGGCTGCGGGTCCGGGTTGCCCTTTGGGGGCGAGGTGCTTCTCCCCGTGAGCCCAGGCGCTGAGGATTAGGTggctgaggaagaggaggagaaggaaggacaaGCTCATTCTTCCAGCCGCGGGGGTTCTAAGTGCATCTTGTAGGGTTGGTTCTGGGCTCCGTAGCCCCCGCGCGGCTGCGTGCCTCTGGCGCTGCCCCCCTCGCCGCACCGGGTGGACATAGCCtcggggaagagagggagggagagagagagaggccactcGAATGGATCTCGGCGCAGGAACTGGGATATTTATAACGCCAGTGATCTCACTGCTTGGTGCACGCCTGCGAAGCTTCCCCTCACCCGCCGCTTTGTGTACTCTCTGGCCGGTGCGGGGAGGGAGCTTCGCggtcccgggggcggggggtgtggaggagggaggagatgggagCGAGTGAGTGGGAGGAGAAGCCGGGCGGAGAGGAGCTGTACCCCGACGCTGGGCACGCGCAGACCGGGGCCACGCACCCCAGCAGTTCTCACGCGCCGCACCGCCACCCTCCCACCGGAGCCAACGGCGCGGAATTCACCTCCGCGCGAGCATGGGAGTCTTCCAGGGGGCAGCAGCCgaaatggggggggagggtggtttAAACGTGGAAGTGAGTTCCTGGACTCTCCCACCTCTGCTGCATGCCTGCGTCCCCGGAACGCACTCTCGCCTACCCAAGACCCGATTTCCAGGTTCCCTTCCAGTTGCCCCGCAGACCCCGCTAGCACAATCCTGGCCCCGGGAATCCCTCCGGAACAAAGTCCGGCCGTGAGAATCCCAGCGCTTCGGAGTGCTTGCGGTGGGGAACCAAACCAAGATTCGCAGTCCAACTTGGGAAGCCTTTGGTGTGGCGCGGCTGGAGGAGAAGGCTGTTGTTGCCTCTAATGTATTTAACGGGCTTATTTGGTACTTAGAGAGCCGCCCTGAGCCATTAGGCCACAATTCGAGTTGCTTTTCTATTGGAAACTCTGGGTCACGCTAAACATGATGCCGAATTTGTTTTTCCGTATGGGAAGTTTTCGGTCTGTGTCCGAGAGGGTGAACGCACATGCACACCCGCGCTCACAGCAGGGCAAGAGGGGCAGGTCTGGGCACCAGCACTTGTGGCTGACTGTCCAGTTGTCCTCTCTCACCCCAGGATCCCCTTGGCAGGAAGGATTAGCTAAGGGCTCGCTGCGGCTTACTCAGAGCTGCAGTTGACTGAAGGATCGACCCCAATGAATGATTAATGATGCGCGCTCTGGGTTTCAGGAAACCTGAGAACTGAGAATTTCCATGTATGCAATGCCCCTTCTGTCATTTATCTAAGAAATATACCTGACTTGCATTCTTGGGATATTTCTGTCCGAAAACATATTTGGAGCTTTAAACTACACTCTGATACATTATTCATTGGTCATTTTAATGAAAAGGCCGTGATTTTGACCTAGAAGGTCAATTCACATAAGCCAAGGTTGATGTGAAGATACGGCCTTATCCATTATTGAACACCCATTTAAAGGTTCCTATCTCGATAATGAAAAGCTTATAAAATGCGTGTAGATTTTTCAGGATTGGAAATATTCCATGACTAGAATACTTAACATCAAGGCAGCTGTGACACAGGAAGTCACCTGTGCAGTACAGTGAAGCCACTGTGGGGAAAAAAGGTCCTATCACAAATGGGTGTGCATAACTTGAACACATGCCACTGACACACTATGAAAGATGCTGTTCGGGGCTGAATGCCCTTTCTCTTTCCACTGTTCTAGTCTCAAGCTCTGTGCTTCTGGCTTTAACTAGTGTGGGCAGGCAGACATTGGGAACAGACGTGGAGTCCCTCAACGGTGTACTTTACTGAAGTAGTCTCTTTCCTGAGTGAATGATTATGGGATGCTAACCTGAGCACTGTGCCTTCTGCAAGGTGATGCCCTTGGTTCTGTGACAAGCTGTCAATTAAAGGCCCATAGTGGCGCTGGATGCCATCAGTAAGTTCCCTTTCCTGTCACACAGTCTGTCCCATGCTTCAAGGGGCGAAGATTTTCCAAACAAATCCAGTTGcttgtttctcctcctcctcttccctagGAGTCTGCTGAAAGAGCTGGAGTATCTCCTGCCCCAGACTCACTGCTATAAGCCTCTTCCCCAAACCTGGGGAGCCAAAAACCACTCGGCTGAGCTTCTGGAGACTGAGATttggcctctttctttctttctttctttctttctttctttctttctttctttctttctttctttctttctttctttttctttctgcttctcaagTTACACCCCTATGGAAACAACCGTTCTTGTATCCATCCCTCTCTTCAGCTGCAAGATTCCAGGGGAAGATCAAACTTTTGCCTAGGGATGACCCAGGAAAGCCAAGACACTTGCTTGAGCCTCAGTCCACCTAAACCTGGTGGCTGGCAAGTTTCACTTAGACTTCCTCTGGGGTCTGAGGGGAAGACTTTAGGAAGAGCCAAGTGTTTACGACagaagtgaccgactcttgagggcagggattgaATTTGGCAGCCAGAGTCGGTTCTTTTCAACTCTCCTGGATACTGGGGCAGAAGTagttctttttttggggggagggggggaatggcGGAGACGGGGGAGTAGTGCGGGCTTAAAACAGAATCCTCGTGGCATGCGCAAGAAAGCAGGGTGGAGGCcactgaacttttaaaatctataaaacagGATTAAACGTGTATTTGagtcattaaaacacacacacacacacacacacacacacacacacacacacacacctgcaggaGCTGAACAGTGAAAGAAGACTGACAATGCACGTGATCGGGGCGCGAAACCGGCAAGCCGCCTCCTCCACAGCTTGGCAGAGGCAGGAACCATCACCCTGCGCTCCTGGGCTGCGCCGGCCCTGACCCGCGCCTTGCCTAACCCGCGCGCGGTTCGTCCCGCTGCGCGTCTGCTCACAGCAACTGTGCAGTCGGAAAAATGCTCATTTCACCTTCTCGACTACTCCGGGCTATATACTCCTCCAAACTCCACTCAAAGAGAGTGCGAGTCACTTTTTCTCTGGTTACTTCCGGGACCATCGAAAGCCCCCTGGCTGGGAGACATCCCTGTGGTCCACGCACTAGCCTCGGAGCCTGGTCAAGGTCTCCTGGGCGCTGGCAGACGCGCGCCCACGGCCAGTACACGGTGCTGTCCTTAATTCCCCCATTCTCCAGGCCCCGAACGCGAGGACCAGGAGAAGGTGTATGCCGCTGGCTACCTGCAGAGGTAAAGCAAACGGTCCTCAAAGACTAGTTTCCACTCATCGCCACCCGACGTGGAACCGAAAAACGAATCCACAGGTTAGTGGGTCCCACCACTTACGCGCCGGGTTCCCAGTGCGCCGGCGTCAGCTAAGTCCTCCACCCCTTTCCGGGTTACCTGCCACTGCCCCCATCAACCGGAAGTCACTTTCTGCAGCTCTTAAATCCTTCAGCTTCATGGTCGGTGGCCCCGCCACCTCAGGACCACCTCTTGTAGCCCCAGCACCTGAGCTTTCTTTCTAGGCCTTTCCTAGTTGTGTCTGGGAAACCAGGTGGTGAATTTCTCTTACGTCTTCTGCAGCTCTAGATATGAACCAGTCACTCGCAACAGGAATCATAAGCCGTCTCCTCAGGCTGACAACCAAAAgcccaaggagagagagagagatcagggcaAGAAAGTCAATGCCCAAGCTTCCCTTCACCAGAGGGACATGCTCACTATTTACAACCTTCCTCTGGTTGTAAACAGAGGCCAGAGTTTCCAGTGGCCAGCACTGGGAGGTAAGGCAGTGCCTGGTCCATGCTACCTGTATGTGCTGAGACAGGGGAAGGACAAGAGGTAAATACTGGGATAGGGTGAGCAGTCCTGGGCAGTGCCAGCTCGAGTCCTGCGAGGCCCTCCAGTCTGGGAACCAGAATGCCACCCTGCCAGCAGACCTGCACAGGCTTTTGTTCAGAGAGCCTCAGTGGCACCAAATCTCTGTTCCGGAGGTACCTCACTCTGTGAGATTTGCCTCGTCTGAGGTTTGTTACACTGGCAAGCAAGGACGGATTTTCTTTGTTTGATCCAAGGACACAAGAGCCCAGACGTTTTCAGAACGTTTTCATGAGTAAGCTGCTTGAACCTGGCCCTAAAGCACCCTGTGGCCCTCCCTCTCCATTCCTGCCACCCTTCCACACACTGAGAGACTGTATCCAGATAGATAGCAGGACCACTTTTTGCTAACCAGGTCCCCGATGACCCTGCAGTGACTTCTAGTTCCATACAATGTTTAATGGAGGCACAGTGGTATTGTGGGAGGAGTCAGGAGTTGACCCTGTTGGGGCCTTCAGTCTATGCTCATGCCAGGACCCTCTCTTTCCTCCAGGCCTGGCTTCTCACCAGCCAAGTTGGCAGCAACTACATAACAAATAGCCTGTGGCTGAAGGAGCAGGGAGCAGGCTGAGAAGGGTGGGAAGGCACTGTgtgggaaggaaacaaagacagagTGCACAGACAGGGTGGCAATGGTGTGGTCAGAAATTCTGCAGGTCCTGAGATTAgagctcttcctctgtctccagcATCTATTACTTCCCTCTGAGGAGGCAGTTGTTTTGAAATGGCCACAGGCAGCTGGTCTTTTCTATTTCATGTGGAGTCAGAAAGCAAAGCAACTTTTGCCAGTAGAAGTGGGTCTTTTGTGATCTGAAT encodes:
- the FGF5 gene encoding fibroblast growth factor 5 isoform X2, translating into MSLSFLLLLFLSHLILSAWAHGEKHLAPKGQPGPAATGRNPAGASSSRSSRGTTSSSSSSVSSSHSASLGNQGSGLEQSSFQWSPSGRRTGSLYCRVGIGFHLQIYPDGKVNGSHEANMLSQISR